TATCTCCTAGTGCATCCAGCAGCTGCTCCGCTTCGACCTCTGAGATTTTACCTTGCTCTAGAAGTCTTAAAATCATTAATCTTTCTTCACTCATTGAATATTCTCCTTCCCTACGTAAAATAGAAAATAAAATAAAATATATTCGTTCATAGTCACAAACTTTATGCTTTGATCAGCTTTAGGCTTTACTTAAAATTTTAAGTATTGAAAAAATGAACTAAGCTCTTTGAGATGGATTTACTCTTTTAAAAGATCCACTGCTTCTTCTGCGGTAATTTCACCTTTGCTTAGCTTCTCTAAAATATCTTTCTTATTTACAGTAGATATTGGTTTTGCAGAATATCCCAATGCAGTGATAACACTTTCTAATTTACCTCGAACCGTTGGGTAAGAAATACCAAGTTCTTTTTCAATTTCCTTAATATTTCCTCTGTTCTTTATAAACACTTCAATAAAATTTTTATACTCTGGTGATAGTTGACAAAATTTACAAGGCTGGAAACTTCCTTCTATCGTTGTGCTACAATGGGAGCAGTGGAGTTTCGTAACTTCTAGGGAATGGTTACAAACAGGGCATTGTCCTAAGATTTCTTTTTTCATTTTATAGTACTCCTCTCTTTTATTATAAATATACATGTATATTTTCATTGCTAGAAATTATATTAAAAAAATTAATGCATACTTTTAAAAATTTAATCTATAGTTTAATATTATTAATTAAAAATTGAAATGTCAATATATATTTTACAATTAGTACAATTAATTTTAATATTAATATAGACAATGAATCAAAAGCTATACATTATTGATAGGAAAACTTGATATTAAACACTTTTACGATAAAATTTTAATATAAGTAGAAGCCATTGAATAATGTGGAGTCTGTTGATATACTTTAATTATAGTAAATTTAAAGATGGGGGTATGAAAATGAATAAAGAAGTAGATGCTAGAGGAATGAATTGCCCTCTGCCTGTAATTCATACAAAAAAGGCCTTAGAATCTATAGATGATGGAAGAATTACTACAATTGTAGATAATGAAGTAGCAAAGGAAAATGTAGCAAAACTGGCTAAGAGTATGAATCTTAAAGTCGATATTAAGCAAGATTTAGGAAATTATTATATTGATATTTTTAAAGATAGTGGAATGGAAATCATCGGAATAGAGACATTGGATATTCAGAAAACTTCTAATAATAGTAAGGATTTAGTTATTTTAATTTCAACGGATAAGTTTGGGGAAGGTTCTGAAGAACTAGGAAAGTTACTGATGAAAAGCTATGTATATGCGCTAACAGAAGTCATGCCTCAACCGACAGCTCTAATCTTTTTAAATAGCGGTGTAAAATTGACCATTAAAGATTCAGAGGTAATCGATCATATCAGAACATTAGAATCTAGGGGCGTTGAAGTCCTATCCTGTGGGACTTGTCTAGATTATTATAAGATAAAGGATCAACTGGCAGTAGGGGGTATATCCAATATGTACACCATTGTAGAAAAATTAAACAATGCAGGGAATACAATAAAGCTATAGTTAAGAGAGGTAACAATGATAAATCAAGAAGAACTCTATATTATCGTATTTGAATCGACGCATCATGCCATTGCCGGCGAAAAAATATTTAAAGAAAGTAATTACAAGTTTGATGTGATTCCTACGCCGAGAGAAATCACCCATAGCTGTGGTCTTTCTATCCGATTTCATAAGGATAAGCTCAATGATGTTAAAATGAAAATGGCAGAAGGCAATATTTTAATTAAGGGAATCTATGAAATACAGAAGATTGATAAGGATAAGATTATCCATCAGGTCGGTTAGGAGGGATTGAAATTATATGCCAGTAAAGTTAGAAATAGGCGATATTGTTGAACTTAAAAAACAGCATCCTTGTGGTAGCAAGAATTTTGAAATTTTAAGAACCGGTGCGGACTTTAGAATAAAATGCTTAGGATGTGAGAAACAGATTTGGCTTGAACGACCAGAGCTGGAGCGCAGAATCAAAAAAATTAACCCTGCAGGTTAACATTTTTTACAAAAAATGTTAATTTCTATAACGAATAGGAGGTTTCTTCTTATTAATATGGTGCAAAAGAAGAAACTTCCTATAAAGGAGGCTCAAAAAAGCTTCCTTCAGTAATGTTTTTATAGAAGTTTTTTATTAAATACTTTTAATTGTTAAAAAGATGCTATAATGTACATGAAGAACATTTAAAAATATCGGGGGAGGTATTATTTAATGAAATTTGCAAAAAGAATGGACTATTTAAAGGCATCAGAGATTAGAGAACTATTAAAGCTGGCGGAAAAGCCAGAAATCATATCCTTTGCTGGAGGACTTCCTGCACCAGAGTTATTTCCTACTGAAGAATTAGCGAAGGTTTCAGAAGTTGTGTTAAAGGAACATGGGATGCAAGCGCTTCAATATGGACCAACAGATGGTTTTACGCCTCTTAGAGAAAAAATCGCAAAAAGAATGGAAGTTTTCGGATTTAAAACAAATGCGGAAAATATTTTAATTACCAGTGGATCTCAGCAAGGTTTAGATTTTTCTGCGAGAGTATTTCTTAATGAAGGAGATATTGTCATCTGTGAAAGCCCAAGCTATCTAGGAGCAATTAATGCCTTTAAAGCTTGTATGCCTGAATTTGTAGAAGTTGCAACAGATGCAGAAGGTATGGTAATGGAAGACCTAGAAGAAATACTAAAAACAAGAGACAATGTAAAAATGATCTACGTTATTCCAGATTTCCAAAATCCATCTGGAAAAACATGGTCTGTAGAAAGAAGAAAACGTCTGATAGAGCTTGCAAATGAATATGACTTACCAGTTATAGAAGATAATCCATATGGAGAATTAAGATTTGAAGGAGAAATACCACCATCATTGAAAGCTTTCGATACAGAAGGTCGTGTTATATTCTTAGGTACATTCTCAAAAACATTCTCTCCAGGCATGAGACTTGGTTGGGTTATTGCAGATGCACCAATACTTCAAAAATATAATTTTATTAAACAAGGTGCAGATTTACAATCTAGTACCATTGCACAAAGAGAAATGAACACTTATATGGAAATGTATGATTTTGATGCTCATATTGAAAAAATTAAAAAGGTATACAAAAATCGTAGAGATGTTATGATAGAAGCGATTAAGGAACATTTCCCAAGCAATGTTACGTATACCTATCCAGAAGGTGGACTTTTTACATGGGTGGTTCTACCAGAGCATTTAAGCGCAAGAGATATTATGCCAAAGGCTTTAGAAAATAATGTTGCTTTCGTTCCAGGAGGTTCTTTCTATCCAAATGGAGGAAATGAAAACACCTTCAGATTAAATTATTCAAATATGTCTGAAGATAAAATTAAAGAAGGTATTGCTCGACTAGGAAAAGTGTTAAAGGAAATGATGTAGCATAAAAGAGAGTGGCCATTGGCCACTCTCTTTTTGTAAGGGGAGATTGGGATGAATAAATGTTACTTGTGGGGGCTATCTAACTATATAATTGCCAGATATTCTAAGTTATATACATACAAAATAAAAAAATATTGAGATATATCAATTACACAATTCAATATATTTGCCGAATTATTATGATATGATGATATAATATTATTACAATTTGTTTATTGTTTAACAATTATTGATTAGAAAGAAGTGAGGATATGTTCTTAGAAGTACTGAACAATATGAATGTGAGTGATGTTATGGATATTGATATCGTAACAATTACTAAGGATGCTACTTTGGGACAAGCAATGCAAATTATGCTCAAGTATAATAAAGGAGATGTTATTGTTCTGAATAATACAAATGAGCTATTTGGTATTCTGACGATGACAGACATATCCATAATTGGTGGAACTTTTTTTTGTAAAAATAATTTGGATGATTCAGTAGAACTATATTGTAATCAGAACATCGTAACCATTGGACCGGATGAAGATGCAATTTGGGCAAAGGATTTAATGAAAAGAAAAGGTATTGGAAGGTTACCAGTAATTAGGGAAAACAAAATAATCGGTATCGTTAGAATTAAAGATATCTTAGATAAAGTTTATTTTAAAATAGATAAAACCATGGAAGCATTCGGCCATATATTAAATAATATTCATGAGGCAGTATGTGTGGTAGATAAATATGGAAAGGTAATTTTTTGGTCAAAAAATTCCGAGGTGTTATACGGCATAAAATCTGAGGATATTATTAATAAAAACATTAGGGAATATTTTCCACAAGCGATATTATTGAATGTATTAGAAAATAGAAAGTCAGTAAATAGCATACACCATATACCGAGAGAAGGTAGTCATGTATTTTTAAGCGCAGAGCCACTGTATATTGATAATGAATTTGTTGGAAGTGTTTCAACAGATAGGGACATAACAGAAATAATAAATCTTTCCATGGAACTTGAAAAAACAAAAGAACGACTTCATTTTCTGCAAAGTGAGATGAAAAAAATTACAAACACTAGATATTCTTTTGATAAAGTTTTGGGTAAAAGTGAATCGATCGTCAACATTGTTAACAATGCAAAAAAAGTAGCAAGAACAAATAGTAGTGTATTAATTACAGGTGAAAGTGGCACTGGGAAAGAGGTTTTTGCTAGAGCACTACATGAAGAAAGCGGAAGAAAAGGGGACTTTGTAGCAATTAATTGCAGCGCCATTCCAGAATCCTTATTTGAGAGTGAAATGTTTGGATATGATGGAGGTGCATTTACAGGAGCTCTGAAAAATGGGAAAATAGGAAAAATAGAACTAGCAAATAAAGGGACCTTATTTTTAGATGAGATCGGTGATATGCCATTCTACATGCAGGCAAAAATGCTCAGAGTATTGCAGGAAAGACAAATTGTTAGAATTGGCTCTGATAAAGTGATAGAAGTTGATGTTAGAATCATATCAGCTACTCATCGAGATTTAAGAAAGTTAGTGAATGAAGGAAAGTTTAGAGAAGATCTATTTTATAGGTTAAATGTCGTTAATATTTCTTTACCGAGCTTAAGAAAAAGAAAAGAAGATATACCAATGCTGATAACGAAATTTATAAAAGAGTTTTGTGAGGAAAATAAAATTAATTATCCAAATATGACCCCTGAAGTTTTAAAAATATTAGTAAATTATGATTGGAAGGGCAATATAAGAGAATTAAAAAATGCGGTAGATCATTTGTTAATTTTCTCACAGGATGGAGAGATTACAACGAATAGCCTACCGGAGCATATTTTTAATAGTCATAGGATCAACCATTTAGATGAAGAAGATTTTGATTTACAAAAAACCATTGAAAAGATAGAATACGAAACCATTAAAAAAGCAATGAGTAAGGCAGGAAATAATAAAAGTAAAGCCGCTACCATTTTAAATATACCAAGAAGTACTTTATATTATAAGATGAATTATTATAGGATGGGTTAGTTTATAAAAATCATTTTTGGAACTGTCAATTAGCTGACAACTGTCAACTAATTGACAGTTCCATTTTTTTTGAAGAAATAGTTGCAGTATGACAAGAACAGACAAATTATATATGTAAAAGCGATAAATGATTATATGTAAACGTCAGAATACTGACACTTGAATATATCTATTCATAATAAGCATTGAAATATTTATAGCAAAGAATAATAAAAAAACTTTCTTATTAGTGATAATTTCAATACGTACAGCCAGTAAAATAGAAAATTTTAATACTATAATTTTATTTGGCATGCCAATTGCTCTATATATCAGTGTAATAGAAGGAGGTGATAAGGATGCTTATAAAAATATCATTAAAACAACATGTGGGCGTAGAAAGTAAAGCCATCGTAAAAGAAAATGAAAAGGTTAAAAAAGGCCAGCTGTTGGCAGTACCAGATGGATTAGGATCCAACATCCATTCCAGTGTACATGGGATTATTGAGAAAGTAACCAGTGAATATGTAAGTATCAAAGCCTATTCCGATCAATCAGAGGATTATATGATGATTAAGGCGACGGATAATTATTTAGAAGCCATAAAGGAGGCTGGGGTAGTAGGCGCGGGGGGCGCAGGTTTTCCTACACATATTAAGCTAGATGTAGATTTGACAGGGGGTTATGTAATAGTTAATGCGGCAGAATGTGAGCCTGTATTAAATCATAATATGCTTGCTATAGAGAAGCAGCCGGACTTAATTCTAAGGGGTTTAAAATATGTAATGGAAATTACAAAAGCAGCTAAGGGATATATTGCAATTAAGCCTAAGAATAAAAATGCAATCATTGCGTTAGGTAAAGTTTGTAAGTCAGAGTCCAATATAGAAATTAAATTTTTACCAGATATGTATCCTGCAGGAGACGAAAGGGTCATCGTAAGAGAGTTGCTGAATGTAGAGTTAAAGCCAGGAAAATTACCAATTGAAGTAAACACCGTAGTTTTAAATATTGAAACAATAAAGAATATTTGTTTAGCCATTGAGAAGAGAAAGCCTGTAATCACTAAAGATATCACTGTAGGAGGACGTGTTAAAGCTCCTAAGGTTTTTTTAGAATCTCCGATCGGATATCCAGTATCTTATTTTATCGATCAATGTGGTGGTTACGAAAATCCACATGGTGAGATCGTAATTGGAGGGCCTTTCACAGGTAAAAAGGGAGGGGAAGAAACAACTATCATTAAAACCACCGGTGGGATTTTAGTTGCGATGCCTTTTCCAGTAGAAAAGAGAAAAGTCGGAATTATAGCCTGTGAGTGTGGCGCACAAGAAGAAAGATTAAAAGAAATTGCAGCTGGTATGGAAGCGGAAGTAGTCGCAGAAGTTCAATGTAAAAGAATGACAGCGTTTAATGGTAGATATCGATGCGATTTGCCAGGAGTATGTCCGGGTCAAGCTGAAAAGGTACTTTTTTTAAAAAAACAAGGAGCCGAGGTTATCATTACCGGAACCTGTGAGGACTGAACGAATACAGTCATGATGACAGCTCCTAGGTTAGGAGTTCCAGTATATCACAGCACAGACCATGTATTAAGAGGTTCAAACCATAAATTATATAGAAAAAAACAATAAAAGGAGGCTGATTTAAAATGTCAATTTCTCTAGAAACAGCAAAAGACCATGGTAATGATCCGGCGGTTTCATGTTGCAGATTTGAAGCTGGTATAGTAATAGGTCCTTCTAATTTGGAGGATCCCAATATATTTCCAGATTTAGTTGACTCAAAGTTATTACAGATACCAGAGGATTGCTTAAAAATTAGCGAGGTAATTGGAGCTAAGCTAATAAAAACTATAGATGCATTAGTTCCTATTACTGCTGATTATGTAGAAGGTATCCATAAACCAGTTGCTGTAGAAGAAAAAAGCAATGCTACGAAACAAGAAGAGAAAAAGGTTGAATCTATAGTTCCACAAGAAGTATCCAGTAAAGCTAAAAATACAGCCATGATAAAAATACACATTGGGGAAGGTAAAGATATAGACTTGGAGATCCCTATTTTATTATCTGGAGCAAATACGATCTCAGGACTAGATGATGCAGAGCAGATGGTTGCTAGAACAGAAGAAGTTAAGGAAGCACGGAGTAATATCATGGATCAGCCCTTCGTTTCAAAGGAAATAAGGAGACTGACAAAAAAACATTTTAGTATTACTTCTGTGGAATTTGGAAAAGAGACAAAGATTGATGGGACCACACTTTATATTAGAGAAGATATCTGTAAAGATGCACTAAAGGCAGACAAACTAGTTGTTGATATTAAGCTAGATATTATTACTCCTGATAGGTACAAGGAATATAGTGAAACCATAATGGATGTACAGCCAATTGCTACGAAAGAAGAAGGTAAATTGGGAAATGGTATCACAAGGGTATTAGATGGTGTCATTATTATGGTTACGGGAACAGATGAAAATGGCGTACAAATTGGAGAATTCGGTTCTTCAGAGGGTGTTTTAGAAACAAATATTATGTGGGGTAGGCCGGGGGCACCGGATAAAGGTGACATATTTATTAAAACACAAGTTGTGATTAAAGATGGAACAAATATGGAGAGGCCAGGTCCTTTAGCTGCTCATAAAGCTTCCGATTTTATAACGCAAGAAATAAGAGAAGCACTTAAAAGGTTAGATGAAAGCCTAGTAACCAATGTGGAAGAATTAGTACAGTATAGACGACCAGGCAAAAAGAAAATAGCCATTGTCAAAGAGATTATGGGTCAAGGGGCAATGCACGACAACTTAATATTACCGGTAGAGCCTGTAGGGGTATTAGGTGGGAAACCAAATGTTGATTTAGGTAATATCCCAGTTGTTTTATCTCCCTTAGAAGTTTTAGATGGTAGTATTCATGCGTTAACTTGTATCGGACCAGCTTCAAAGGAAAATTCAAGACATTATTGGAGGGAACCTCTAGTAATTGAGGCAATGAATGATGAGGAAATAGATTTAGCATCTGTTATCTTTGTAGGATCTCCTCAAATTAATGCTGAAAAATTTTATGTATCTGAAAGATTAGGAATGATCATTGAATCTATGGATTTAGATGGTGTAATTATAACCACGGAAGGCTTTGGGAATAACCATATTGATTTTGCCAGCCACCATGAACAAGTAGGTCAAAGAGGAGTTCCTGTGGTAGGGATGACATTTGCGGCAAACCAAGGTGCATTGGTTGTTGGAAATGAGTATATGACCCATATGATCGATCTTAATAAGTCGAAACTAGGAATTGAAAATGAGATACTATCCAATAACACTTTATGTAAAGAAGATGCTATAAGAGCAATCGCTATGCTAAAGGCAGCAATGGCAAACGAACATGTTAAGGAAGCAGAGAGAAAATGGAATGCCAATGTAAAAATCAATAATATAGAGATACTTGAAAAAACATATGAGTCAAAGATCGGCCTTGTTGATAATGAACAAATCCTGCCAAAAAGTAAGAAGAGATTAGAAATCTATGAAAAATAGTTTTTCAAATTAAGCAAAGGAGCTCAGATAGATGGAAAATTTAAGATTTGGGGACAAGCAGATCTATATGGAAGGAATCATAATTGAGATACAGGATGGAGCAGTTTCCATAGATTTAAAGGGGAGATTAGGATTTATGAAAATTCCAAGAAGAATGCTAATTTCAAACCACAATATTAAAGTAGGACAAGAAGTTGGCTTTATGATGAGTTATCCTGAAAGCTTAAGTGAAGAAATCAATGAAAAATATTTAGATCTAATAAATCACAATAAAAAAATGAGAGAGGAGAGGTCAAATGAGTCTTTCAATAGTTAAAGGGCTACAATCCGAAATTTTTGTTCCAATTACACCGCCACCGGTTTGGACTCCAGTAAAAAAAGAACTGAAAGATATGACAATCGCTTTGGCGACCGCTGCGGGAGTACACCTAAAATCAGATAAAAGATTTAACCTTGCAGGAGATTTTAGTTTTAGAGAGGTTCCAGTTGAATCTCTATCCACAGATTTAATGGTATCTCATGGTGGATATGATAATGGTGATGTAAATAAGGACATAAATTGTATGTTTCCTATAGATCGATTAAAGGAGTTGGCTGAAGAAGGCTTTATTAAAGCTGCTGCACCAGTACACTTTGGATTTATGGGTGGCGGAGGAGATCAACAAAAATTTCAGGAGGAAACGGGACCTGAAATAGCAAGGAGGCTAAAGTCTGAGGGCGTGGATGCAGTTTTACTAACAGCCGGCTGAGGTACTTGTCATCGCTCTGCTGTAATTGTACAGAGAGCTATTGAGGAATCGGGGATTCCTACAATTATTATAGCTGCTTTACCACCAGTAGTTAGACAAAATGGTACACCTAGAGCTGTAGCGCCACTCGTTCCTATGGGAGCAAATGCTGGAGCACCAAATGATAAGGCAATGCAAACAGCAATCGTTAGAGATTCATTAATCCAGCTGGTAGAGATTACATCGGCAGGGAAAATCGTTCAATTACCATATGAGTATACTGCCAAAGTTTAAATAATGAACGCCCACTCCTTTATGGAGTGGGAAATTCAAAATAAGAAGGTGGTCTATTGGAAAAAGAAATAAACTTAAGAAGGTTAGTAATTAAATCCTTCCACATAGACAATGTGCTATTGGGAGATGAAAATAGTGTTGATAAAGGAAATTTAACCATTAGTAGAAGAAGTTTAGACCTAATTTTACAGAAGGAGGAAGCTATTGAGTCCATAAATATCAACGTAATATCTCCTAAAGATCACAATCTATGGGTGAATAGCATAATGGATATCATTCCCATTTCCACTAAGGTTTTAGGTAAATTAGGAGAGGGTATAACACATACTTTTACTGGAGTATACGTTATGTTGACCGGTGTTAGTAAAGATGGTTTTCAACTCGCTGAATTTGGTTCATCGGAAGGTATATTAAAAGATGTAATATTTCTTGGAAGAGCTGGAACACCAAGTAAAAATGATTTCATAATAAATTTTGATGTAACATTCAAAAGAGGCTATGCCCTCGATAGAAATCTACCACGAGTGGCACACCGAAGTTGTGATAGATTCATACAACCAATTAGAGAACTTTTAAAAATTATGGATGGACGCACAGCGACTGAATTTAACGAATATTACGACAAAATAAGGCCGGAAAAGAAAAAGGTAGTAATCATTAAACAAATTGCAGGGCAAGGTGCTATGTATGATAATCAATTATTTCCGAAGGAGCCCAGTGGGTTTGATGGAGGTAGATCCATAATAGATATGGGAAATATGCCTATTATTGTTACGCCAAATGAATATAGAGATGGTGCACTACGTGCTATGACATAAGGTGGTGATCGTGTATGGGAATTGGACCATCTACTAAAGAAACAACCCTCCATCATTTTAGGGACCCGCTTCTAAATGTTGTATCTGGAGATGAAGATATAGATCTTTTAGGAGTTATCTTCGTAGGGACTCCTCAAGATAATCGGGATAAACATTTCGTAGGTCAAAGGACTGCGGCTATGATAGAGATGATGAGAGCTGATGGTGTTATTATTTCTGTCGATGGATGGGGAAACTCCCACGTAGACTATGCCAATACAATAGAAGAAATAGGGAAGCGGCGTATCTCTGTTGTAGGGATTAGCTTCATAGGGAAACAAGCAAGTTTTGTAGTGAAAAATAAATATATGGATACCATTGTAGATTTTAATAAATCGGCAAAAGGCATAGAAACAGAAGTTGTTGGGGAGAACAATGTAACTTTATTAGATGCTAAAAAGGCATTAGCACTTCTAAAATTAAAAATGAAAAGGGAGGATAAGTAAATGAATTTTACAAAGAGTATTCATACTATAGATTCTCACACCATGGGGGAACCTACTCGTATTGTTGTAGGTGGTATTCCAAATATTCCTGGAGATACAATGGCTGAAAAAAAGGCTTTCTTAGAAAAAGAAATGGATGCCGTTCGAACTACTATCATGCATGAACCGAGAGGTCATAACGATATGTTTGGCTCTATAATCTTAGCACCAACCCATAAGGAAGCAGATTTTGGAATTATCTTTATGGATGGTGGCGGATATTTGAATATGTGTGGTCATGGATCAATAGGAGCGATTACAGTAGCCATAGAAACTGGTATGGTAGAGAAAAAGGAACCTTTTACAGAAGTAGCTATGGACACGCCGGCTGGATTAATAAGAGGAAAAGCAAGGATAGAGAATGGGAGGGTAAAAGAAGTTTCTATTGTGAATGTGCCAGCTTTTCTATACAAAAAAGATGTCGTTATAAATGTACCGGACATTGGAGATGTCATCTTAGATATCTCGTTTGGAGGCAGTTTTTTTGCAATAGTTAATGCAAAACAGCTGATGGTAACAATTGATCCTAAAAATACGCAAAGATTGATAGAAATTGGATTGAAAATAAGAGAAATCATTAATCATACCATCGATATAAAACACCCAAATCTAGAACATATAAAAACTGTTGATTTAGTAGAAATTTTTGATGATGCAGTACATCAAAATGCGCACTATAGAAATGTAGTTATATTTGGACAGGGACAAGTGGATAGATCTCCTTGTGGAACAGGAACAAGTGCAAAGTTGGCTACATTATATGCAAAAGGGCAAATAAAGATGGATGAACCTTTTATTTATGAGAGTATTTTAGGAACTACATTTAAAGGTAGAATTCTTGGAACGACTAAAGTTGGTGATTATGAAGCCATTATACCAGAAATAACAGGATCTGCTTTTATAACAGGATTTAATCAGTTCGTTATATCTCCAGATGATCCAGTAAAGAATGGCTTTGTATTAAAGTAGAATAGGCACTAAAGGGGACAAAAAAAGTAGGATTACAAATTTAATTGTTAAAAAAATAACAGAAACTTTTTAAATAGGGGGAAACAATAATGTTAAAATTGGTTTTAGGTGTATTGACCGTTCTTGTAGCATGGTTTACTAT
Above is a genomic segment from Alkaliphilus oremlandii OhILAs containing:
- the prdD gene encoding proline reductase cluster protein PrdD, coding for MEKEINLRRLVIKSFHIDNVLLGDENSVDKGNLTISRRSLDLILQKEEAIESININVISPKDHNLWVNSIMDIIPISTKVLGKLGEGITHTFTGVYVMLTGVSKDGFQLAEFGSSEGILKDVIFLGRAGTPSKNDFIINFDVTFKRGYALDRNLPRVAHRSCDRFIQPIRELLKIMDGRTATEFNEYYDKIRPEKKKVVIIKQIAGQGAMYDNQLFPKEPSGFDGGRSIIDMGNMPIIVTPNEYRDGALRAMT
- a CDS encoding proline racemase; protein product: MNFTKSIHTIDSHTMGEPTRIVVGGIPNIPGDTMAEKKAFLEKEMDAVRTTIMHEPRGHNDMFGSIILAPTHKEADFGIIFMDGGGYLNMCGHGSIGAITVAIETGMVEKKEPFTEVAMDTPAGLIRGKARIENGRVKEVSIVNVPAFLYKKDVVINVPDIGDVILDISFGGSFFAIVNAKQLMVTIDPKNTQRLIEIGLKIREIINHTIDIKHPNLEHIKTVDLVEIFDDAVHQNAHYRNVVIFGQGQVDRSPCGTGTSAKLATLYAKGQIKMDEPFIYESILGTTFKGRILGTTKVGDYEAIIPEITGSAFITGFNQFVISPDDPVKNGFVLK
- a CDS encoding glycine/sarcosine/betaine reductase component B subunit, with amino-acid sequence MGIGPSTKETTLHHFRDPLLNVVSGDEDIDLLGVIFVGTPQDNRDKHFVGQRTAAMIEMMRADGVIISVDGWGNSHVDYANTIEEIGKRRISVVGISFIGKQASFVVKNKYMDTIVDFNKSAKGIETEVVGENNVTLLDAKKALALLKLKMKREDK